In one Cyclopterus lumpus isolate fCycLum1 chromosome 24, fCycLum1.pri, whole genome shotgun sequence genomic region, the following are encoded:
- the chac1 gene encoding glutathione-specific gamma-glutamylcyclotransferase 1: MKPQDIVAGKASSLWIFGYGSLVWKPDFAYRRSQVGYIQGYKRRFWHGDNFHRGNDELPGRVVTLIEDDDASTWGVAFEVTGAEVEESLKYLTVRETVRGGYVTKTVEFFPEGEKQPSVQALVYIATQENALYLGPASPEVIGVQIAVCRGKTGHNLEYLLRLAEFMRSSCPHVEDHHLFSIEAAALNVVSYLLAA, translated from the exons atgaagcCTCAAGACATCGTCGCCGGGAAGGCCAGCAGCCTGTGGATCTTCGGGTACGGGTCTCTGGTGTGGAAGCCGGACTTCGCGTACAGGAGGAGCCAGGTCGGTTACATTCAAGGCTACAAGAGACGTTTCTGGCACGGAGACAACTTCCACCGGGGGAACGACGAGTTG cccGGAAGAGTGGTGACGCTGATCGAAGATGATGAC GCGAGCACTTGGGGCGTGGCGTTCGAGGTGACGGGCGCCGAAGTCGAGGAGTCCCTGAAGTACCTCACCGTGCGCGAGACGGTCCGCGGCGGCTACGTCACCAAGACGGTGGAGTTCTTCCCCGAGGGGGAGAAGCAGCCTTCGGTTCAGGCGCTGGTGTACATCGCCACCCAAGAGAACGCCCTCTACCTGGGGCCGGCCAGCCCAGAGGTGATCGGCGTCCAGATCGCCGTGTGCCGAGGGAAGACGGGCCACAACCTGGAGTATCTGCTCCGGCTGGCCGAGTTCATGAGGAGCAGCTGCCCGCACGTGGAAGACCATCACCTGTTCTCCATCGAGGCCGCGGCGCTGAACGTGGTGTCCTATCTGTTAGCGGCCTAG